One Punica granatum isolate Tunisia-2019 chromosome 3, ASM765513v2, whole genome shotgun sequence genomic window carries:
- the LOC116201831 gene encoding transcription factor RAX2-like yields MGRAPCCDKFNVKRGRWSPEEDAKLKEYIDKYGTGGNWIALPHKAGLKRCGKSCRLRWLNYLRPNIKHGEFSEEEDGIICALYASIRSKWSIIAAQLPGRTDNDIKNYWNTKLKKKLIGTLNISRPHEQKMVQPTLPLQSLSLSSVCHSLSSLMQMNSSTWYSNCNSNHHLNDAKSSPTALDFFSFPPSLANVGPNTRLSATENPPLFQTHDGLNSMNFLEFGSESELQLLRA; encoded by the exons ATGGGACGAGCTCCATGCTGCGACAAGTTTAATGTGAAGAGAGGGCGGTGGTCGCCAGAGGAAGATGCGAAGCTCAAGGAGTACATCGACAAATATGGTACTGGCGGGAACTGGATTGCTCTCCCTCATAAAGCCG GACTCAAGAGGTGTGGGAAGAGTTGCAGGCTTCGATGGCTCAACTATCTCCGGCCTAACATCAAGCATGGTGAATTCTCAGAAGAGGAGGACGGGATAATATGTGCCCTCTATGCTAGCATCAGAAGCAA GTGGTCGATAATAGCCGCTCAACTGCCAGGGCGAACGGACAATGATATAAAGAACTACTGGAACACGAagctgaagaagaagctgatCGGAACCTTGAATATATCTCGACCACATGAACAAAAGATGGTGCAGCCAACACTACCATTGCAATCACTATCCTTATCATCTGTTTGTCACAGTCTCAGTTCATTGATGCAAATGAACTCCTCGACTTGGTATAGTAATTGTAACAGTAACCACCATTTGAATGACGCCAAGTCGTCTCCCACAGCCCTTGACTTCTTCTCCTTCCCTCCAAGCCTTGCAAACGTTGGACCAAATACTCGACTATCCGCAACAGAGAATCCCCCACTCTTCCAAACCCATGATGGACTGAACTCGATGAACTTCCTCGAGTTTGGAAGTGAAAGTGAGTTGCAGCTCCTCCGAGCATAG
- the LOC116202051 gene encoding protein-lysine methyltransferase METTL21D, translated as MEADRLNSPDTSVITLELLGHQLQFSQDPNSKHHGTTVWDASLVLVKFLEKNSRKGRFCPSKLKGKRVIELGAGCGVAGFGMALLGCDVVATDQAEVLPLLRRNVERNTSRILQTNPDSLGSIQVAELDWGNGDHIKAIHPPFDYIIGTDIVYAEQLLEPLLRTMTALSGSKTTILLGYEVRSTGVHQQMLNLWKRNFDFKTVPLSKMHHKYQHPSIQLFIMGPKPVAKTVEETTQKADDLDVKTCCVNEKADEAKQTEDSESGSSSGVDQRADCGAEGAVKRECSILEKLKTRKLSEWEARRYGSIAARLLRDINIK; from the exons ATGGAGGCTGATAG GTTGAATTCTCCGGACACCTCTGTGATCACTCTCGAGCTGTTGGGACATCAACTCCAGTTCTCTCAG GATCCTAATTCCAAGCATCATGGAACTACAGTGTGGGATGCATCCCTGGTGCTCGTTAAATTCTTG GAGAAGAATTCAAGAAAAGGAAGATTTTGCCCTTCCAAGCTCAAAGGGAAGCGTGTCATTGAGCTCGGAGCTGGTTGTGGAGTTGCTGGATTCG gcATGGCATTGCTTGGATGTGATGTTGTTGCAACGGACCAGGCCGAGGTTTTACCTCTTCTAAGAAGAAATGTTGAACGCAATACTTCAAGAATCCTCCAGACAAATCCAG ATTCATTAGGTTCAATCCAGGTAGCTGAGTTGGACTGGGGAAATGGTGATCATATTAAGGCGATTCATCCTCCATTTGACTACATTATTGGCACAGACATT GTTTATGCAGAGCAGCTCCTGGAACCACTCCTGCGGACAATGACTGCACTGTCAGGATCTAAAACCACTATTTTG TTGGGCTATGAGGTCCGATCCACTGGAGTGCACCAGCAGATGCTAAACTTGTGGAAGAGAAACTTTGATTTCAAAACTGTTCCTTTATCAAAG ATGCACCACAAGTATCAACACCCGAGCATTCAACTCTTCATAATGGGACCAAAGCCTGTAGCCAAGACCGTCGAGGAGACGACCCAAAAAGCCGATGATTTGGATGTGAAGACTTGTTGCGTGAACGAGAAGGCTGATGAAGCCAAGCAAACGGAAGACTCAGAGAGTGGGAGTAGCAGTGGGGTGGATCAGAGAGCTGATTGTGGGGCCGAAGGAGCTGTCAAGAGAGAGTGTTCGATATTGGAAAAACTCAAAACCAGAAAGCTAAGTGAGTGGGAAGCGAGACGATATGGGTCCATAGCTGCTCGGCTTCTTcgagatataaatataaaatag